In Labrus mixtus chromosome 22, fLabMix1.1, whole genome shotgun sequence, the genomic window CTGAGCgggctgctgcaggagctcagGGAGGTACTGTACTCAAGGAGGAACTGTTCTGAGGTGTACTGAGGGAGGTGTACAGAGGGAGGTGTACAGAGGGAGGTGTACTGAGAGAAGTGTACAGGTGTACAGAGGGAGGTGTACAGAGGGAGGTGTACAGAGAGAGGTGTACAGAGAGAGGTGTACAGAAGGAGGTGTACAGAAGGAGGTGTACAGAGGGAAGTGTACAGAAGGAGGTGTACAGAAGGAGGTGTACAGAGGGAGGTGTACAGAAGGAGGTGTACAGAGGGAGGTGTACAGAGGGAGGTGTACAGAGAGAAGTGTACAGGTGTACAGAGGGAGGTGTACAGAGGGAGGTGTACAGAGGGAGGTGTACAGAGAGAAGTGTACAGGTGTACAGAGGGAGGTGTACAGAGGGAGGTGTACAGAAGTAGGTGTACAGAAGGAGGTGTACAGAGGGAGGTGTACAGAAGGAGGTGTACAGAGGGAGGTGTACAGAAGGAGGTGTACAGAGGGAAGTGTACAGGTGTACAGAGGGAGGTGTACAGAGGGAGGTGTACAGAGGGAGGTGTACAGAGGGAGGTGTACAGGTGTACAGAGGGAGGTGTACAGAGAGAAGTGTACAGGTGTACAGAGGGAGGTGTACAGAAGGAGGTGTACAGAGGGAGGTGTACAGAGGGAGGTGTACTGAAGGAGGTGTACAGGTGTACAGAGAGATATGAACAGGGGGAGGTGTGAGGGATATCATATGAGAAGTAGAAAGAGCGTTACCACATGAGTTCAGCTGAGCACACAGTTACTTCTCGTGTCTTTCTTGAGTTATCCGTGTTGTACAGTAAGCAGCGTGCGTCTCCAGCTCTGTGTCCCTGCTCTGTctcagcagggcaacgagatgttggagctgcagaggaGTCGCATGCGAGAGGAGATCCGGGAGTACAAGTTTCGAGAAGCTCGGCTCCTCCAGGACTACacggagctggaggaggagaacatcTCGCTGCAGAAGCTGGTGTCCACGCTCAAACAGAACCAGGTGATTCACACTGACAGCATCTCCTGCAGCGTGGCTCGTTGGAAAAGCAACCAAAACACTGACTTGTAGAAACTGCAGGAAAGTGCACGAGCTACATGGTGGACTCGCTGCTCGGCTGCAGCAAAAAGAAACAATTGAAAAAGTTCATTACTCTTCAGAGACGATGCTTACAAAGCTGTGTCTGTccactgtctgtgtctgtgtttacatttctcacctgtcaatcaatccTGCCCGGCAGCCCGCCATTAAAGACagttaaagacacaaaagttaAGAATAATTTATTCttatcaaaatatttttttttttttgaaaaactgaaaagtttCAGCGACTGCAAAAGAAGACGaggaaaacataaacacacaatatataaacacagagtgTATTTTCAGTCTCTGCCTTTtggagaaatgtgtttgtttatgcatcgctgtttgtttgtatcaggAAGGATGGAGCTTCAGTCACCTCTCACCTCCTACGCTGGTTCCAAGCTAAGAGACAGAGGCTTTAACAAAACTGTTACAGAACAAAGACCACCACCCACCGCCCCCATCTGAGGAGATTTGTGTTGTTGCACGTGGTTTAGTCTGTCTAAACGTCGGCATATTTTAGCTTTACTAAGTCAACCACATGTCCCAAAGTTAGTTCTGATGGTCGGTGTGCGAACCGATCTACTGTCAGGAAACTTTAATGTGAAAATCTGCAGGAAGTGATGATGACAAACAAAGAAGTTACACTCAGGCTGAGCTCTCCTGGAGCTTTAACCTGCGCACTCACACCATCATTAACTTTACTTTATACTTTTAAGGTTACAGTTTTATACCTAATCCAGATATTAACCCATCAATCGCTGGTTTAGGTGGAGTATGAAGGCCTGAAACATGAGATAAAGGTCcttgaggaggagatggaggtcCTGAACAGCCAGCTGCAGGACGCTCTGCGGCTGAAGGACATATCAGACGGTCAGCTGGAGGAGTCGCTGGAGTCTCTGAAGAGCGAGCGCGAGCAGAAGAACCACCTGCGCAGGGAGCTCGTGCACCACCTCAGCATGTGTGATGTAGCCTTCACCGGCAGCGCCCACCTGACCTTCACCTCCGCCCCGCCCAGCGGCAACGCCACCCCGACTACTCTGATGTCCCCCAACACAGAGGAGCCAAGCAGGTGACttaaacacacaggaaacaatGTGGAAAGATACGTGAGGTTTAtgagacagcctctagtggacactggaggaactgcagctgtaaagttagacattttaacatggggctctatggggactgactcactgcaggagacagactctagtggacactggaggaactgcagctgtaaagttagacattttaacatggggctctatggggactgactcactgcaggagacagactctagtggacactcgaatCATGTTTTAGTTAAAGCACTGCATTGTCAAAGATCGGATTCTATTATTTGAAGAGTTTGCTCTCACTGTACCGTGTTTCTAAATCTCCCTCAGTCCTGTGGATCTCCGGGATTTAaagactctctctcctctctctcgttGTCCTGTCAGGTGTAACGGTCACCTGCAGGGTGGGACTGCAGCAGGGACAGCAGCCGGGTCGGGGTCCAGGTCCAACGGAGAGTACCGGGCGTCGGGTCGTAAAGCTGAGGGGGCGTCAACAGCGGACCTCTTCAGTGAGCTGAACCTGACGGAGATCCAGAAACTCAAACAGCAGCTGATGACGGTGAGTGGGCTTTCCATTTTTACTGGAGGAAAAAGACAGCATGAGGGACTTAAAGTTGTATGAAACGGTTCATTTCAGACACgttttgtctcttttatttcccGTCTTCAGTGCCGGCTTGGCCCATAATCCAATATGCGACTCCCTCTTTGTGAAAAGCTTTTGAATAATTTACAGTAAAGCCGTGCTGACAGACAGTATTCCCTCTGCGTAGAgccctctgtctctcactgtctctctttgcctcctcccacacacactcaccacacAGCTGTATATtgtgttcatacacacacacacacacacccacgttCAGTTCCTGCAGGTGTAATCCCATCCCTCCCTGCTCCCAGCAGCCGCTCTGATTGGCCGAGCAGCGAGAAGGGCTTATTTTTATCTCAGCTGACACACGACACTATCGATCGGCAGAGGGCTCGCTGTCACTGCTGCCGTCTGAGCGgctctttgttcatttttataaatacatttctgcaCTACAGCATCGTTTCTAAACACCCAGTCACTCGTCACTCACTGGGAAGAAGCTGACTACCATCGAGTTACGGGCTAGAGTTgtttctgtaaacatgttttcctGTCTGTGAAAAAAGTCGGTGGTTGTCTCCCAAAGCTCAACCTGACGTCCTCAATGTCATGACTTGTCCACATCCCCGAAAATATTCAGTTTACTGTAACATAGGAGGAAAGAAACCCGACAATAGCAGCATTAACAAGCTGACATCCCCCGACCCTCGAAAAACGTAATCGATGACCTCAAATGGAACCTGATTGAACAGTTGTAGTGTTGACATGGAGAACACGGCgacaacaggagaacaacattGTTCCTGTTAGGGGGTCACATGACCTCCTCAGTGTGATCGTGCCGCTGGAGAGGCGTTTTCCGTTGGTGCTTTTTGTCCATGTCTGCCTTAACTGACGgcagagaaagacaagaaaacatgtgAAGAGAGAGACTTAAAGTCGGACctctgagaagaagaagaagaagaaagtttcACTTGAAATTTTTTGTGTGACAGTGTTCAGGTTTAGGTTTCTGgtctccctcctctgctctaATCCTGGGGGTCAATTATGAGACTTTTCCTCTGTCTTGATCAGGGTTTCAACTCATGTGCAATGATTCCTGTTGACTATTTTCTCCATAAATCAATTAACTGTTTGTCTCTTAATTTCACAAATTGCTGAAAAGTGTTGATGAGTGTCTTCCAAAGATGATGTCCACACCTCAAAGAGATTCAGTTAAGTGTCACGTAGGAGGAAAGAAACCAGAAAACATCAACGTTTAATGAGATGAAATCAGAAAATTAGacccaaaaaagaaaacccaaaTAGAAATGAACTTAAAGCTGTAATACTGAACTAAAATCACTCGGCTGTGTGACAAACTAATCTTCATTATGTATTCAAATGGCCGACACAGTGTGCTGTTATGTTGCTGGAGGCTTTGTCAGCCTTCACTGCCAGCAGAcgttgtagagacaggacacacggggagagagacaaaaagtTGAGCCGAGTTCGGCTTGTGTTGCCAGACAAACCGGGGCTCTGCTCGAGCCGTGTGCATTCAGACGTTAACTGTGCCAGCTCTGTGGTCACCACACACTGTGGCgctcaaatcaaacatttatacATCTCATCTCTAGTAAGACTGAAATGTGCACACGcgttctttctccctctccatcGATGGCTCCACCGTGCTCCCTTCCTCCCTACGTCCGTAACCTTGGTGTCGTCTTTGATCAAACCCTCTCCTTcatcaccaaaacagcctttcaCCTACTCAGAAACATCGCCCCGCCATCGTCCATCCCTCTCCTTTTCAACCGCTTAGACCCTCACACACCCATTCGTCACTTCCAGACTGGAGTCCTGCAACCGTCTCATCTACGGTTCATCGTTCAAAACACTCAAGAAGCGACAAAGTATCCAGAATTCTGCTGCTCGccttctcacacactcccgcaaCCATGACCACATCAGCCCCGTCCTTCATAacctcacctacaaagccctccataaCCTGGCTGTTAATTACAAGTTTCTACAATGGTGACATGTAAACCATGATACATAGAGATCTACTCTGTCGTCCATATATGATCACTTCTAATTCCAATAAAACAAGATGGTTACTGCAATCCCAAAGTCAAAGCGTCAGAGATAAATGAGGGATGTCATCTGTCAGAGTCTGGTAAACTGTACCCTTACTGTATTCTGTGTTGTTCCTCATGGTtgctgctgccccctgcaggttGAACGTGAGAAAGCAGCCCTGACGTCCAGCCTGCAGGAGTCCCAGACTCAGCTCCAACACACCCAGGGGGCCCTGACGGAGCAGCACGAGAAGACCCTCCGCCTGAGCCAGAGGGTCATTACCCTCCGCCGCCTGCATCGTCGGGCCCAGCTCCACCAGGAGGCCTACAGCAGCACCACCCTCCACCCCGAGGCCCTGATGGAGCTGAACCGGGATGAGGGGGAggcagcggaggaggaggagggaaaaccagaggaggaggagaagagtgaGACTCTAAACAAAAGTCAGGTGTTTTCATATCAGACGCCCGGTCTGGAAATCATGCAGTGTAAGTACCGTGTAGCTGTGACGGAGGTGGTGGAGCTCAAGGCGGAGGTGAAGGCGCTCCATGACAGACTGGCTCAGAGTGCAGCGGAGGAGAAGCCGAGGAGAAACAGTCTGCTCCAGAAGATGGAGAGGCAGGTGGCCTCGCTGGAGAAGAGCTGCAGGGAGGGACGGGAGAAGGTAACGCGCCATGACCACTCTGTTTATAAAGCAATCAGACACAGCTACTGAGAAAGggtcttctctttctctcctctaaGATTTCCTCCCTGGAGGCGGCGTTACAGACAGCTCAGTcatcagccaatgagagccAGGGGGCGTTGACCGCAGCTCAGGACGAGTTGGTGACGCTAAGCGAGGAGCTGGCCCAGCTGTACCACCACGTCTGCCTGTGCAACAACGAGACGCCGAACCGCGTCATGCTGGACTACTACAGGTCTGCtggatgagtttttttttactctgagcAAGATAACTCGGTTACACTGATCCTACTGTGATCAATCAGAGAAGCCGTCCTGAAATTGATCGTCCGACAGGGAAAGTTTCAGGCTGTGAACAACTCTCTCTGCCTGAAATTTCTAGaacttttcaggagtgcatgtagACAAACGGTTTCTTTTGCTTTCAAAGGTTTGCAGGTCAAGACAAACCAGAACATCCAAAAATGTTCGACATCCTAGACTTGATACGCGTAATTCAGATGATGAAATTTAATATTTGCTGCCAATCAGTAGTACAAAAGGGTGCAGAAGAGGGAGGCTCAGACTGCAGCTCGGTGTCTGCTGCGGATCTCCACTAAATGTTCTGCAGGTTAAAgaatctccttctctctgtttttgttccagACAGGGCCGAGGGCTCAGAGGCCTCAGCGCCAGTCTTAAAGCCATGTCTTCAGACAACAGCAAGGTTCTCCTCACACCTCGCCTCGCCCGGCGACTGGCCGCTGTCGCCTCCTCAACGTTGACTCCTGCGGAGTCCCGGAGCCCCTCGGAGTCTCCATCAAGAGAGCCCCTATCGAGGGAGGGGggcaaagaggagaaggagggggacaGGGAGAGTCTCCAGGTCCCCTCTGAGCAGAGCCTGCCTCCAACCCGCTCACCCAGCATCAgtgcctcttcttcatcctcatcctcatcctcgcCCGCCCTGGAGCCAGCCGGTGAGCTGCGCAGGGAGCCAATGAACATCTACAACCTCAACGCCATCATCAGAGACCAGGTACCACACAGATTGTCCTCATATCCATCTTAAAGCTACTTTACTGGTCGTCAGGTTCTGCAAAAATGAAGCAGACCTTCTGTATGCTTTTCACTTCAGCGCCTCTCGTTTTTCCTTTCCACCAGGTGAAGCACCTCCAGCGGGCAGTGGACCGATCTCTGCTGCTGTCCAGGCAGAGAGCTGCAGCCCGAGAACTGGCTCCTCTCCTGGATAAAGACAAGGAGAGCTGCCTGGAGGAGATCCTGAAGCTCAAGTCTCTGCTGAGCACCAAGAGAGAGCAGATCGCTACGCTCAGGCTGGTGCTAAAGGCCAACAAACAGGTGGGAAACATCAGGTGATCACGTTCATATGGAGGGAATGATAGCGACAACTGTAAGCAACCAAAATATTTCGATAAAGGTTTCACTGAAGCAACAAACCAGGGAGGAGGATTTGTGCAGATGAAGTGTGCAGCTGTATAATCTAGGAAAATCACAGGATACTATAAAAAGGCCCAGATCAGGTTTGGATGAGGTCAGTTTCATCACTGGTTCCAGTTTGGTACGCATCTACTAACCGAACTAACGGTGTTATGTATGACAAGTCCTATTCTCTATCAGTTCTAgaattgttttcatcatttcGATTGCCTCATCTCAATCgtatctttttctgtgtgtgtgtggaaacagCTCCCTCTGATGGGTTTAGTGCAGCTTTTAGTGAATGAGTCCATCAGTTTATAGTCTCTATGTTTACAGGCTTCCCTGAAAAACATCCACGAATACGACTAATTGAAGCGCTCACTTGGCTGTCCCAACCGTTCCTCCTCTGCGATCAGTTCATATCGCCTGTTTTATACTCCTGAGGAAAGCAGAGGCTACAGCTAACACTACAGATCAAACAGATCCCTGACACTCACAGCTGCTCTGTGCATTCATATTTGGGTGTGGCACATTTAAAGGCAGAGtaggtcattttctaaaactagcatggttttgaaagtagcattccctcagtacCCCGTCTGCAAGTCTTTAAGTCAAGTGAGACTTTTGCATTTGTAGCAGCAGATGTGGGAAGAGCACCCTTCATGTGATTATAAACCTCTGCAAACACCgtttgtgttctctgtgttcatccagacagcagagggcgctctggCCAACCTGAAGAGTAAATACGAGGCGGAGAAGTCGATGGTGACCGACACTATGATGAAGCTGAGGAACGAGCTGAAGGCCCTTAAGGAGGACGCCGCCACTTTCTCGTCTCTGCGGGCCATGTTTGCCACCAGGTCAGAGATCCACTTATCTCACTATGAGTCAGACGGCTGTGTTATGGGAAACATGTCGTTTACACTGATGAAGACATAGAGCAGTTCCCGTTAGCCCCACTCATGAGTGCCCAAAAAATATCAATGAAAGCAGCTTAAAGTTGGAAAAATGAGGTTTCTCCAGTTATCGGCTAAATGTCTTATTGTAGGAACATGTGTTAGCTACGTTTTCtctcaatcaaacaatcaacaCACTTTTTAATCTTAAAGGATTATGTTCATATTTTGGGAGATAAGCCAATTCACTTCTTAAGAGATGAGAAGATCAATACCACTCTTGTGTCTGCACAGTTAATGTGAAGCTTCAGCCAGTTAGGGCTGAGCAAATGGGAATTCACCAACGTTACATTGTGACTAACGAGCTCCCAGACTGTCCgtgtctgtttatttctgtgattGATGTTTTAATGCTTTTCTTCATCATCGGTGGTGTGGAAATATCAGATTTCCAAGCATGTAAGCAACAATATTCAGTTATCAAATCCCAGCGCAGCACAGTGGCTCAAACGGCAGCAGAGCAGGTTGAGCTATAAAGTCGCCATCGTCTGGTTTGAGAGTGGTTCAGCAGACTTCACTGATGGTCAGTAGAGCATCCAGCATCTGGAGTCTTCCTGCCCTCCTCAATGCTGTGCGGCATCACACTGCCTTTGGTATTATTTACCCATCTCCACTCCATCAGTGACTTCTGTGTTCACTTTGAGTCTCAGTTTACAACTTGCCATGCTGTTGCCCCTGCTACAACAACTagcttaaataaaaacatgattatgACCCCACCGCCAAACGGCCAGCATCTATTGCCGTTGTATACTTTGGACATCGTGACTGCAGAGTTAGTAGTCATTACCAAAGCCTACGGGCAGCTCCTGActatcaaaacacaaaaaactgaAGACGATAACTGCTTTGCTGGTGCTCACCAACCAGGACTTCTAACTTTAATGTAACGTCTTATACAGTAGCTTATGTTATGGTGCGTTCCCTTTGATCTCGTAAGCTGATAAATACCAATTTGCCAGTTAGATACGTCAGCAGGAACGCCCCCTGAAGTCAGAACTCCGACTCAGAAACTCAAAGGAACTTCATCACCCAAGctcaaaatccaacatggcttcTCCATTGGCTGTCCATTACAGTGTTTATGAGCAACTTAGTCTTGTTTTTGTATAATTCAATTAAGCACATCGACAGTATTGTGAATGTTGTCATGTTGCTTTCGTGGCAAACTATCACGTAGTGTGTTGTCATCGCTTGGTGtaagctaacaaaacaaaggtactcccggagggtccatgttgcttttccaaCTTGTCGCCAACTCGTCACTGGACTGGACATCATTCCCAACTCTGACATCCGActtccgaggtaaatggaacgcaccatgaGGCAGCACGGTGGCGCCATCAGGCAGGTGCTGTCGCCTCATAACAtaaaggttcctggtttgaatccccagtCAAGCAGGGAGCCTTTCTGTGCAGAGTGTGCGTTCATagtccggcttcctcccacagtccaaagacatgctcgttaggctAATTGGTGACTCAAAATTGTCCGTAAGTGTGAtattgtctgtctctatatgtcagctctgatTGGCTTGTGATCCGTCCATGGTATACCCTGCCTCTCGCCTAATGACAGCAGGGATTGGAAtcatagataatggatggatggttgtgTTAGTCCAAGAAACCCTCATGAGAATGATATCGATCTTCTCATCCTCCAACAAAGGAAACACCAGTACTTCCCAAAAAGTGTCCCAAACAGTTAGACTTGATCTTTACTGTCTCATTTCCACATTTGTCTTCACCAGTTTTGactctctcttcatcttcccCTCTGCTGACACCTTGTTCTGTCTTTAGGTGTGACGAGTATGTGACCCAGCTGGATGAGATGCAGAGGCAGCTTGCTGCGGCTGAGGACGAGAAGAAAACTCTGAACTCCCTCCTGCGGATGGCCATCCAGCAGAAACTGGCCCTCACGCAGCGCCTGGAGGATTTGGCCTTCGATCAGGAGCAGACCCACCGCACCCGTGGTAGCCGGCTGACCCGCAGGAAGACCATCACCCCCAAAGTAAGTCACCCTGCCTCGGCTTCGGCATCTGACCCAACCCAAGGGTCCACTTCTGCTTTGGCCCCTGTCAGCCTCTCACTTTCCAGCCTTACTAGTCCTACTTCAATCCTTGATGACCCCTCAGCGCCCCTCAGCCCGTCTATGGTcagtgcagctgctgcagctcttgCCTCAGCGCTCGCCTCCCCTTCTTCGCACTTACCCCCTCGTAGTCCTTCATCACAAGCAGTCGCTTCATTGGCTGGTCCTCTTTCGCAAGAGAGCCCTCCATCTTTAGAGGCCCCCTCCTCTACCTCAACACGGACCCAGCCCTCAACCCCTATGAAGCTGGCTCACTCCCAGTGGACCCTGGGGGTGCGGACGTTTGTGGTCGACTCCCACAGTTACAGTGTCAACATCTCCCCCACTCTACCCCATAGCTCAAGCATCTGCAGACACTACACCCCTGACACTCATACCTCCCCGccatcctcctccaccaccaccaccaccacaaggCCCACCCAGCCGGGATcggccccctcctctccctaTCGATCCCCCATTTTGGGGCTCAGGCGCTCCACATGGAGCCCCTCAGCCCGAACCCGGCCCTTATCCACTCTGTCTCGCTCTTCTGCTTTCCATACTCCTTCCTTATCCTCCCCTtactcctcctcccccttccccACCTCCACCCACAACTACTCCTCTGCCTACTACAGCTCCTCTTCTGGTTTTACCCCCTCCAGCCCCTACCTCGCATCAagctccccctcctcctacACCCACTCCTCCCACTACACGCCCCTCTACCCCAGATATTACAGTTCTTACCGGCCCCGACACTAACTGTCCTTTACTACAAAAGCTTTCCACCAGGCTCCTTATTGACACCAAAAACTGGAACGCCCGTCGTTTTTCTCCCCTGAGAGAGTAGCGgctcacagagaggaggacacaatGGTTTTCTGTTTCCAGTGCCTAAGCTTTGGCCGATGGGTTCTGAATGTTCAGTGACTTTGCTCAGGGATTTGACATGAGGAGCACAAGCAGCCCTGCCTTCCTTTTATTCTGAGGCTGCTGATTGGTCCGCAGGAGGACGTTAATAGAGACTTTTTCATGAGAGTTTTTAGAATTTAGGCTTTCAGGTGGAGATAACACATGCATGGAGTAATTCAATCACTCAGACGTTGACTGGACACTCGGCGGACACTTTCATGACACATTTAATTCCGTCTTTCTTCTGTATTCGCTGTAATATCCACTCTGTTTCAAATAGTAGTCAAcctcatatactgtatacacaaacactgtaaacCACACAAAGACGAAGCACTTTTCTTTCTTGATGATTATTGGATGCAAAATGAATCAGTATGACTCAAACTAAATATCCAAAGGCAGAGTTTAGACCTGTTTGGGATGAGGGTTGTCataataccagaattttaaactttgttagGATGatagtaaaaatcaaactttactAATACCTGTTGATACCACAGCAATGACAGAAAGAAGCCCCAGATTGCCAGTCTTGGCTAATTTGAGGGTTTTAATTGccaaaactcctgcacatcgaCTCTCTATTGcataaaaacattgatgaaatGTTGGTCcagaaacattgccaatgtttAAGTGCAATTAAGAgtatctcctcctctgctctctgaccaTTTGTCAGAGGCATACCAGTCAACATTCCTGCATTTTTATGAGACGCCAAATGGACTTGAGAGACGTCCGAACTTGGAATCTGAACAGACAGCCActaatttctctctttttctgtcgcTTTTGGTTGAAAACATGACAGACAATCTGGAGTTTATGAACTTCCCTTGTGGATTAAGACGTCTGTTAACCTCGGGAGGAGGCTATTATTAGCTTTGTGGTTTTGCACTCTGGATGGTAGAAGACAGGGTACGGCCATGAACGTGTCTTTGTCCGTTAAAGTGCCAGGTGCTGTTTCGTTCACCACAACCCTCGTAGTGATTGTAGCTCACATCTGGCCCAACCTGATGTGGCTGATAATCACATGAATGTTGCAGAAGTTGTTTGATGCAGCCTCTAGATTAAACATCAGTGGGATGTGAGAAGAAATCCCTTTAGCCGGGGTTAATATGTTTGAATCATACTGACTCCTTTGGTTTCTCAGCTTTGGTTTCACTTTGTAATCTTTCTGACACATAAAACCTTTTATAATGAGACGGCTGTGTGTAGGCTAAGGCCCAATCCCAATTCTACCACTTGGCCCTCTTAGTTCTGAAGTGCCCTGGATTTGATGGTGGCTCGTGGGAACAGACCTACAAGGAGTAGAAAATCAAGTTCTATTGGCATTGTGAAGGGAGAGATTGAATATAATCAACATACTCCATTGTGTTGTCATTAAAGTCATATATTCAAGGAAATTGTAGGAATTTCGCACGATTATTTCTAAAGACTTTGGCTTCCTTGTCCACACAAATATTCGTCTTTCATGTTACACTGTCTTGGGAATGGTTCTTTACTTCTACCATTCCTCTTGGGGTGTACATCTTAAACACTCCCTTTGGGGAGCTAGATGAGCCCCACCCCTCGATCTGTAAGAGATACAGGACGACCTATGTCTTTGTGGCAGTGCTCAAAATGGAGAAGCCGTGCCAAGTGGTGGGGCCAAGGGCTGGAATTGGAATTGGGATCGGACcttgggagtgctggactggtCATTGGTAGATTTTGTATTCACTTTCACGGTAGGGCACAAAAGGAATTTATTTGTTCACCTCAATGAGTATCCCTCATTTCCTGTCCAGGGTTGCTTCTGTCAGCTCGACCTTAAGCGAGTATTGTCCATCTCTAGATCGACCTGGTGGTCTGTTCCTATATATACATGTACACAGTTATGCATGTTCACATTTGGATGCTCCTATACTGCACACTTCTTTCTCCCttcaatataaaaacaatcacatatCAGTCCAGGTTGTATGAAGGGTTGTGacggagaagaaggagggaggcagGTGGCGAGCACTCAGATATGACCGGTTTAAGATCAGCAGAATCTCGTAGTCTAGTCATTCCAtcggtatatatatatatatatatatacatataatataTGAAtgtaatgacaggaagagaaggagattCAGAACTATTGGGACTTTCCTTTGTGGCTGATGAGAGATCTTTAAACTCACCATGTAGCACCCTCACTGATCGAATGTATGCAGGATAAGTGAAAGCTCATTCACGGCACCACAGCAAACTCAGGGAACCTGACGAACCTCATTCAACCTGGAAGAAGTCCACAACCATACCAGACAGTAATCACATGGATGTGTTTGCTTTAGAGATCATTTTGGAACAAACTTATTACTTTGTGAGCTTTGAAACCAACCTTCTGCTCCTGGGACTGAGCTGACACAGACTC contains:
- the LOC132956473 gene encoding protein bicaudal D homolog 1-like isoform X5, translating into MAAGGAGCGETVEQCRAEVERLTRELAEANREKVRAAECGLVVLEENQSLKQQYADLEAEQEALKQELEQLQEVGSAGAFGQAYSTQRKVAEDGETNEETLLQESASKEAYYMGRLLELQRELKHSRATAANCQTDNEHLSGLLQELREQGNEMLELQRSRMREEIREYKFREARLLQDYTELEEENISLQKLVSTLKQNQVEYEGLKHEIKVLEEEMEVLNSQLQDALRLKDISDGQLEESLESLKSEREQKNHLRRELVHHLSMCDVAFTGSAHLTFTSAPPSGNATPTTLMSPNTEEPSRCNGHLQGGTAAGTAAGSGSRSNGEYRASGRKAEGASTADLFSELNLTEIQKLKQQLMTVEREKAALTSSLQESQTQLQHTQGALTEQHEKTLRLSQRVITLRRLHRRAQLHQEAYSSTTLHPEALMELNRDEGEAAEEEEGKPEEEEKSETLNKSQVFSYQTPGLEIMQCKYRVAVTEVVELKAEVKALHDRLAQSAAEEKPRRNSLLQKMERQVASLEKSCREGREKISSLEAALQTAQSSANESQGALTAAQDELVTLSEELAQLYHHVCLCNNETPNRVMLDYYRQGRGLRGLSASLKAMSSDNSKVLLTPRLARRLAAVASSTLTPAESRSPSESPSREPLSREGGKEEKEGDRESLQVPSEQSLPPTRSPSISASSSSSSSSSPALEPAGELRREPMNIYNLNAIIRDQVKHLQRAVDRSLLLSRQRAAARELAPLLDKDKESCLEEILKLKSLLSTKREQIATLRLVLKANKQTAEGALANLKSKYEAEKSMVTDTMMKLRNELKALKEDAATFSSLRAMFATRCDEYVTQLDEMQRQLAAAEDEKKTLNSLLRMAIQQKLALTQRLEDLAFDQEQTHRTRGSRLTRRKTITPKGCYLVLSNTANVKKEDEQSYTLSLHPNPNLAAVAVSVESVTSFLCSCFLCFNPSSDCVYLCSCVCVCVCVCGSNSVSLLQIVSSLLPQCRSSFPPHS
- the LOC132956473 gene encoding protein bicaudal D homolog 1-like isoform X6 encodes the protein MAAGGAGCGETVEQCRAEVERLTRELAEANREKVRAAECGLVVLEENQSLKQQYADLEAEQEALKQELEQLQEVGSAGAFGQAYSTQRKVAEDGETNEETLLQESASKEAYYMGRLLELQRELKHSRATAANCQTDNEHLSGLLQELREQGNEMLELQRSRMREEIREYKFREARLLQDYTELEEENISLQKLVSTLKQNQVEYEGLKHEIKVLEEEMEVLNSQLQDALRLKDISDGQLEESLESLKSEREQKNHLRRELVHHLSMCDVAFTGSAHLTFTSAPPSGNATPTTLMSPNTEEPSRCNGHLQGGTAAGTAAGSGSRSNGEYRASGRKAEGASTADLFSELNLTEIQKLKQQLMTVEREKAALTSSLQESQTQLQHTQGALTEQHEKTLRLSQRVITLRRLHRRAQLHQEAYSSTTLHPEALMELNRDEGEAAEEEEGKPEEEEKSETLNKSQVFSYQTPGLEIMQCKYRVAVTEVVELKAEVKALHDRLAQSAAEEKPRRNSLLQKMERQVASLEKSCREGREKISSLEAALQTAQSSANESQGALTAAQDELVTLSEELAQLYHHVCLCNNETPNRVMLDYYRQGRGLRGLSASLKAMSSDNSKVLLTPRLARRLAAVASSTLTPAESRSPSESPSREPLSREGGKEEKEGDRESLQVPSEQSLPPTRSPSISASSSSSSSSSPALEPAGELRREPMNIYNLNAIIRDQVKHLQRAVDRSLLLSRQRAAARELAPLLDKDKESCLEEILKLKSLLSTKREQIATLRLVLKANKQTAEGALANLKSKYEAEKSMVTDTMMKLRNELKALKEDAATFSSLRAMFATRCDEYVTQLDEMQRQLAAAEDEKKTLNSLLRMAIQQKLALTQRLEDLAFDQEQTHRTRGSRLTRRKTITPKGCYLVLSNTANVKKEDEQSYTLSLHPNPNLAAVAIVSSLLPQCRSSFPPHS